The Streptomyces sp. NBC_01381 genomic interval GTCGTTGCGCACCCGCAGGATCTCGCCGTTGCGGATGTGCCACAGGCCGCCGTTGATGTCCCGGACCTGGGTGAGGCGCAGGCCGACGTGTTCGACCTCGCCGACGGCTTCCCCGAGGTCGACGGAGTCGCCCACGCCGTACTGGTCCTCGAGCATGATGAGCATCCCGGACAGGTAGTCCGCGACCAGGCTCTGCGCGCCGAAGCCGATCGCCAGGCCCACCACGCCCGCGCTGGCGAGCAGCGGGCCGAGCGCGATGCCGATCTGATCGAGGATCATGGCCAGACCCATGACGGCGATGACGACGGTCACGATGCTGCTGAGCACCGAGCCGATGGTGCGGGCCCGCTGCTCGCGCCGCTCGTCGGCCCGGGACGGGTCACGCTGCAGGACGGCCGGGCCACGGGTCGAGCGGCTCCGTCCGTTCTCCCCTTCGGCGGGCTGCAGGATGCGTTCCACGACCCGGGTGATGGCTCGCTTGGCCAGCGCGCGCACGAGCATCGCGGCCACGACGATGACGAGGATGCGCAGCGGGATGCCTATCACGGCGCCGATATTGTCCTCGATCCAGTCCGGGGCGGCACTGTGGGTCAGGAGAGGCGACGCGGACGCGTCGGTGGGTGACACGGGAAATGCTCCACTCACTAGGTGCGTGTGCCGATCG includes:
- a CDS encoding mechanosensitive ion channel family protein, with the translated sequence MSPTDASASPLLTHSAAPDWIEDNIGAVIGIPLRILVIVVAAMLVRALAKRAITRVVERILQPAEGENGRSRSTRGPAVLQRDPSRADERREQRARTIGSVLSSIVTVVIAVMGLAMILDQIGIALGPLLASAGVVGLAIGFGAQSLVADYLSGMLIMLEDQYGVGDSVDLGEAVGEVEHVGLRLTQVRDINGGLWHIRNGEILRVRNDSQDWARAVLDVSVAYDTNLETLFGVLEETGHALREDPQFEKVLLEDPEVWGVQSLDVDGIVVRLVVKTAPLKQWSVTRELRRRVKESLDAAGIEHPFPQRTVWMRTEDSGAESKDAATASVGR